The DNA region ATTAATCTCATTTGCTTAACAAAATCATTAAAGTCAAAAGTCGCTTCTTGAAGTTTCTTTTGCATCGCTTCTGCATCAGCAAGTTCAACTTCTTTTTGTGCTTTTTCAACAAGTGTCAATACATCGCCCATACCTAAAATTCTGCTGGCCATTCTCTCTGGATGAAATGGTTGCAATGCCTCTATTTTTTCACCTACACCTATAAATTTGATTGGTTTACCACTTATTTTTCTTATCGATAAAGCAGCTCCACCTCTTGAGTCACCATCCAACTTAGTTAATATCGCCCCTGTGATTCCTACTTTTTCATGAAATGATTTTGTTAAGTCTGCAGCTTCTTGCCCAATCATTGAATCAACAACAAGCAAAACTTCATCAGGATTAGAAACTTCTTTTATTCGAACCATTTCACTCATCATGGAATCATCAATTTGCAGTCTTCCTGCGGTATCAATAATTATCGAATTAAAATCATTTTCACTAGCAAAATTCAATGCTTCCTTTGCTATTTCTTCTGGTTTGCTATTTTTTTCTTTAGCTGAAAAAACTTCCAATTCATATTGACTTCCCAATGTTTTAAGCTGCTCTACAGCTGCTGGCCGATAAATATCTGCAGCCACTAAAAGAACTTTTTTATCTTTTTCCTTTAAATAAAGTCCTAATTTTCCTGTTGCAGTTGTTTTACCAGCTCCCTGAAGTCCAGCCATCAAAATGACTGTAGGACTATTTTCATTTTCGTTTAATGGAGAATTTTCATTCCCCATAATGTTAATCAATTCTTTATTTACAACTTCAATAAATTTTTGACCTGGGTTTACACCCCTAACTACTTCTTCTCCAATAGCTTTATCTTTGACATCTGATATAAACTCTTTTACTACAGACAAACTAACATCTGCATCAAGGAGTGCTCTTTTTACCTCCTTCAAGGCATCATTTATATTATTTTCACTAATTTTTGCTTCGCCTCTTAAACCCTTTACTGCGTCTTCAAAGCGTGATGAGAGTTCATCAAACATTATTAAAAAGTAATTTTAATTATTATAGATGATATTGAAGTTTGTAATTACAAGCCGCTCACGAAATCAACCAATTTCCACGATTTATTTGAAAAACCCAAAATATATTTAACTTTAAGGGGATTTAAAGATGTTTCATTAATAAATTCTCCAGAATTATTTACTAACCTCTCTAAATAATTCAACTCTACTAATACAACTATCCTAGATGAAGTTTGCGATTCCAAATCAATTTTACGTATTTGGGAATTAATCTCCTTATAAATTCCTTTCTTGATATCGTTCTGTCTTTCTTCGATTGTTCGATCAATTAGACCTTTACTAACAATTTTAGAAAGATTAATTTCACCCTTTCCCGCTAAATAATTGCCTTTATTAAGAAGCCATCCATTAATTAAATTCCTTATATCTTCCAAAGAAGGTGAAGCAGAATTAAGTTCTTTGAATTCATAGGAAAAAATTGAAGTAGATTTATCAGAAATAGAATTCAATTTACTTGAAGGATTTTTTTTTATTTCTTGAATAATATCTTTCTCATTAAGCTTTTGATTTTTATCTTTTGCAATTAAAGGTTTTTCATCAATAGATTCGTCCTGAATTGATTTTTTAAAATTATTTCTTAAAAATCCAATGCCAATACCAAATGCAAATAAGATCAAAAACGCATAGATATAAATTAAATACGGCGACCGATTAATTATCTCTTTATCCTTTAAGAATTCCCCAAAACTAAACTTTAATTCAGCAATTTTTTCAATTAAAAAGTTATAAAACTCAATTGGTTTTTTCTTAAAGTATTCCTCATTGAATACTACTTCTTTGTTCTCAACCTTTTCATAGCCTTGTTTTATGCCACCAGGCCAAGGTAATCTTCTTTCATCAATATTCCCCAATAAATTAGCAAAATCTTCAGTCGTTTTTGTGGAGAATTCCCTCTCAGTTTGTTGGTTTTGAAGATTTGATCTAATTGAAATTTTATTTGATTTCTTTTCTAATTTTTCAATAAATTCTTGAATTTCCCTATCTTCAAACCAAGAATCTAAATCCACCTCTTTTGTTTCAATGTCTCTATACCCAACTAAAACATCATTCTCTAACCAATTTTTACAGAAAATACATATCGCTTCTAACTTATTTCCAGGATAATTATTAAGCCAATCTCGTAAATTCTCATCAGAACTACTTGAAAACCTTGCAGAGGCTTGGTCAATATCAGCCAAAAGCAAATCTAAACAACCAACTAGAGGCATTGAATCAAGACCTGATAAATTTAGTTTCTTTAAAATTCTCCTCGCTTCAAATAATTTTTCCGGCTTTCTTCTAGAGAAACCAATAGCTGTTAAGGAAAGAAACGCTAAAAATCCTGCTTCTAATGATCCTCTTTTTTGTAATTCAAGAAACAAATCAATCTGTTCTTGCACTGTCAAAAAAGGCTTAATTTGTTGAAAAAAAACTTCAAACTCTTGCTGATTTAAATAATCTTTATATTCAGATTTATTATTACCTTCTAAACCACCTCTTTTGATTATTAAATTTTCCAACATACTTAAGCCTTTTTTATGAGACTCTTGATCATTTAGATCCCTACTAAGTAGATCTAGGATTCTGTAAGGAAGCAAAGCAACCAAGTCTTCTTCAAGTTCTTTTCTTATGTCTCCAAGCTTTCCCATTCTTTGTAGAAGTTGTATTCCTTCATGTAAAAAGTCGGCCGCGTTTGAATAGGATCTAAGCTGTTGTTCTTGAATTGCAGAATCTCTAGCTGTTAAAGCAGCCAATAATGTTAAATCAGCTTCTCTACTACTTCCTAAAGCTGGAGTTTGTGGGGGCTGCAATGCTTTTCTCGTGATTTTAAACGCTTCCTTTGGTGAACCCGATTCCCAAAGAAGTATTAATCCTGCTACTTCTCTATTTGAGGAAAAATCCAATCCAGAATTCCCATTTAATAACAAATTTTCATACTCTCTTCTGCTTTCTGGGTCTGTAAGTAGATCGGCAGTGAGGCGGAGCAACTCAGATCTTTGGGTTAATACTTCATAAGTAAAACCTTCATCAGGTGTTTTATCTAACCGCAATTGAAACGCCCTTAATATTTCCTCAGAAGTTGCAGAAGGGCTTACGCCAATTAAACGAAAATGGTCTAAAGGAAGTTCCAAACAAATATCCTATTGAAAAATTCTTAGACAAATTTTATCAAGTTAAAAATTTTTTTCACAAGGTCTTACAGAGTTATTAAAAAAAATCATGAAAATCGCCCTTCACGGCTTAGAATGTTAACAAATCAAAACTTCGTTAAGGTATTTTTCTTGGAAACACACGTAGAGAGAATCTCAAATCTTCAAGACATAAAAAAGGCTGAATTAGATCGAGAAACTGGATTATTTCTTTATGAAGACATGACGCTTGGTCGTAGGTTTGAAGATAAGTGTGCAGAAATGTATTACAGGGGAAAAATGTTTGGTTTCGTTCATTTATATAACGGTCAAGAGGCTATAAGCACCGGAGTAATTGGCGCCATGAGAAAGAAACATGATTGGTTTTGTAGTACTTATCGCGATCATGTTCATGCACTAAGTGCGGGGGTCCCCTCATTTGAAGTAATGAGTGAACTTTTTGGTAAAGCTACTGGGTGTAGCAAAGGCCGAGGTGGATCCATGCACTTATTTTCAAGAGAGCATCACTTACTCGGAGGATATGCATTTATTGGAGAGGGAATTCCAGTAGCCTTAGGGGCAGCTTTTTCAAGTAAATACAAAAAGGAAGTTGCTGGTAATAGTAATAGTGATGCAGTAACTGCAGCATTCTTTGGGGATGGAACTTGCAATAATGGGCAGTTTTTTGAATGTTTAAATATGGCCCAGTTATGGAAATTACCCATAATTTTTGTTGTTGAAAATAATAAATGGGCAATTGGTATGGCTCACGATAGAGCTACTAGTAATCCTGAAATCTGGAGAAAAGCGTCTGCTTTTGGTATGCACGGCGAGGAAGTTGATGGAATGGATGTATTAGCAGTTAGAGGAGCAGCGCAAAGAGCAATTGAGCGGGCTAGAGCAGGAGAAGGTCCCACACTTTTAGAATGTTTGACTTATAGATATAGAGGGCATTCACTTGCAGATCCAGATGAATTGAGGTCTGAAAAAGAGAAGGAGTTTTGGGGGAAAAGAGATCCTATTAAGAAATTAGCTAAAGAAATTATTGATGGTAAATTCGCTACGGAAGAAGAATTAAAAATTATTGAAAAGAAAATTGATGCAGAAATATCGGAGTCAGTTAAAAATGCTATTGAAGCTCCTGAACCTCCTTCAGAAGAATTAACCAAATATATTTGGGCAGAAGATTAGATTAAATACCGCTAGGTAATTTTCTGGTTAAATTCCTTAATTTTCTTAGTGCCTTAAGTTCAACTTGTCTTACTCTTTCTCTAGAAACTTCTAATAATCTTCCAATTTCTGCAAGAGTATGTCTCTCATTTGCATCAAGTCCAAACCTTAGTTTGAGAACATGTTGTTCTTGCTCGCTTAAATGACTTAACCACTTACCAAGTTGCTCTTGATGCATTTTTTGTTCAACTTGATCTAAAGGCTCTTCATTATTACTATCAGCAATTAAATCACCTAAAAAGCTCCTGCCATCATCACCATTTACTGGAGCATCTAAACTACTTGTCGATAAAGCTTGTCTTAAAACAGAATCCAATTCTTCAACATCAATTTCCATTGCCTCTGCAATTTCAATTCTGCTTGGCATTGCACCAAGCTTATGAGCCAGATCTCTACTAACTTTTCTTATAGAAGCTAACCTTTCACTTAAGTGAACAGGTAAACGAATGGTTCTTGATTGACAGGCAATTGCTCTTGTCATACTCTGTCTAATCCACCAAAAGGCATAAGTAGAAAACTTATATCCTCTTGTCGGATCAAATTTTTCAACAGCCCTCTCTAACCCTAGAGAACCTTCCTGTACTAAATCAAGAAGTTCCAGTCCTTTACCTTGATATTTTTTTGCCACACTGACGACTAATCTTAAATTAGCTTTCATCATTCTTTCTTTAGCTCTTCGACCAATTTTTATAGTTCTTTTTTGCTGAGTTGTAAATTCATTAGTTTTTTCATCTAATTGTCCATCTTCTGTAAGAATCATCATCTTTTGGACTTGGTTACCCAATTCAATCTCTTCGGCAGGTGTTAATAAAGGAACTCTACCGATATTCTGCAAATACCAACTAATTGGATCATTACTTCTCCTTTTGGGTGGTTCTGCTTGTGTAGGTAATGATGAGACCATACTTTGACCTAATTTAGGTAATAAAACTTTCCTACATTTTTAAAGAAATAGCCAAATATTTAATGCGCGCTTCAGATTTCAAGTTATATTTGTACACTTATGTGTTTAAAACTATAAATAACTCTCTTAAATTGTTTCTTTCAAGATATTTGTCTCATTTTTATATTTCTCATTAATTTTGATAATTCGTCACCAATAGCAGAAGCATTTGACCCTTTTTTGCACTTTGATGCAGCAAATGAATGCAAAAGTACGTATTTAGCAAAAAAATCTGTAGTTATGTTTCTAGAAAAGGTTAAATCAATCGCAGAACTGCCAGCTATGAATCCACATAAAAGATCACCCAATCCAGCTCTAGCTGTGTGTGAATCAGTCCCAAAAAGTTGCCAAACTTTTTTACTATCAGCAACTATGCTGTTAGCTCCCTTTAACAAAACACTTATGTTAAATTCTTGCGCAGCATTAAGAGCTTTTTCAACATTAGTCTCGCATTTAATATTAGGGAATAACCTCGAAAATTCTTTGCTATGAGGTGTTATCCATGTCTTAAATCTTCTCTCTAAGAAGAATTTTGAACATAATTTAGATTCTGAAATTCTATTGAGTGCATCCGCATCCAAGATCAATAATCCTTCAAAACCAGTGAGAATGTCTATTGCTTTTTGCCAATCATCATTATCAATTCCTATTCCTGGGCCGACAGCTACTGAATCAAATGCACTTAAATCAATATTTTTTAATGCACTAAATAAAGATGCATTTCCATTTTGATTACATTGCATAGTATCCTTTAAAACTATTTCTGGAGCAACTTGCCAAATAGATTCAGCAACTAACTCAGGCAGGACAGCCGAGATATGGCCTGCTCCACTTGATATCGCCCCTTTTAATGCTAAGTATGCAGCACCAGGATATTTTTCACTTCCAGCTATTAATAATGTTCTACCTCTTTTATATTTGTTGGAATTTCTTGGTAAAGAAGGTAAATCAATATTTTTCAAATCTTTGTAAGTAACCTTAAAAATCTTTTTATCAACTTTGGAAAGTTTACTAATAGGCACACCAACATCTATATGGTGCAATTCTCCAATAAAAGGTAATGCAGAATCTTGCGTCAACCCAAT from Prochlorococcus marinus XMU1410 includes:
- the ffh gene encoding signal recognition particle protein codes for the protein MFDELSSRFEDAVKGLRGEAKISENNINDALKEVKRALLDADVSLSVVKEFISDVKDKAIGEEVVRGVNPGQKFIEVVNKELINIMGNENSPLNENENSPTVILMAGLQGAGKTTATGKLGLYLKEKDKKVLLVAADIYRPAAVEQLKTLGSQYELEVFSAKEKNSKPEEIAKEALNFASENDFNSIIIDTAGRLQIDDSMMSEMVRIKEVSNPDEVLLVVDSMIGQEAADLTKSFHEKVGITGAILTKLDGDSRGGAALSIRKISGKPIKFIGVGEKIEALQPFHPERMASRILGMGDVLTLVEKAQKEVELADAEAMQKKLQEATFDFNDFVKQMRLIKRMGSLGGLIKLIPGMNKIDDGMIKDGEDQLKKIESMISSMTLEEKQKPEVLAAQPSRRQRIAQGSGYEAKDVDKVLADFQRMRGFMKQMSNGGMPGMGGMPGMGGMPGMGGMPGMGGMPGMGGMGGMSGNKPMKKQKNNKKKKGFADL
- a CDS encoding IMS domain-containing protein, which gives rise to MELPLDHFRLIGVSPSATSEEILRAFQLRLDKTPDEGFTYEVLTQRSELLRLTADLLTDPESRREYENLLLNGNSGLDFSSNREVAGLILLWESGSPKEAFKITRKALQPPQTPALGSSREADLTLLAALTARDSAIQEQQLRSYSNAADFLHEGIQLLQRMGKLGDIRKELEEDLVALLPYRILDLLSRDLNDQESHKKGLSMLENLIIKRGGLEGNNKSEYKDYLNQQEFEVFFQQIKPFLTVQEQIDLFLELQKRGSLEAGFLAFLSLTAIGFSRRKPEKLFEARRILKKLNLSGLDSMPLVGCLDLLLADIDQASARFSSSSDENLRDWLNNYPGNKLEAICIFCKNWLENDVLVGYRDIETKEVDLDSWFEDREIQEFIEKLEKKSNKISIRSNLQNQQTEREFSTKTTEDFANLLGNIDERRLPWPGGIKQGYEKVENKEVVFNEEYFKKKPIEFYNFLIEKIAELKFSFGEFLKDKEIINRSPYLIYIYAFLILFAFGIGIGFLRNNFKKSIQDESIDEKPLIAKDKNQKLNEKDIIQEIKKNPSSKLNSISDKSTSIFSYEFKELNSASPSLEDIRNLINGWLLNKGNYLAGKGEINLSKIVSKGLIDRTIEERQNDIKKGIYKEINSQIRKIDLESQTSSRIVVLVELNYLERLVNNSGEFINETSLNPLKVKYILGFSNKSWKLVDFVSGL
- the pdhA gene encoding pyruvate dehydrogenase (acetyl-transferring) E1 component subunit alpha, with product MLTNQNFVKVFFLETHVERISNLQDIKKAELDRETGLFLYEDMTLGRRFEDKCAEMYYRGKMFGFVHLYNGQEAISTGVIGAMRKKHDWFCSTYRDHVHALSAGVPSFEVMSELFGKATGCSKGRGGSMHLFSREHHLLGGYAFIGEGIPVALGAAFSSKYKKEVAGNSNSDAVTAAFFGDGTCNNGQFFECLNMAQLWKLPIIFVVENNKWAIGMAHDRATSNPEIWRKASAFGMHGEEVDGMDVLAVRGAAQRAIERARAGEGPTLLECLTYRYRGHSLADPDELRSEKEKEFWGKRDPIKKLAKEIIDGKFATEEELKIIEKKIDAEISESVKNAIEAPEPPSEELTKYIWAED
- a CDS encoding RpoD/SigA family RNA polymerase sigma factor, with amino-acid sequence MVSSLPTQAEPPKRRSNDPISWYLQNIGRVPLLTPAEEIELGNQVQKMMILTEDGQLDEKTNEFTTQQKRTIKIGRRAKERMMKANLRLVVSVAKKYQGKGLELLDLVQEGSLGLERAVEKFDPTRGYKFSTYAFWWIRQSMTRAIACQSRTIRLPVHLSERLASIRKVSRDLAHKLGAMPSRIEIAEAMEIDVEELDSVLRQALSTSSLDAPVNGDDGRSFLGDLIADSNNEEPLDQVEQKMHQEQLGKWLSHLSEQEQHVLKLRFGLDANERHTLAEIGRLLEVSRERVRQVELKALRKLRNLTRKLPSGI
- a CDS encoding NAD(P)H-hydrate dehydratase yields the protein MNEIVWPTIDSKHLIVDSKQMLILEKEMFSDGMPQEALMEKAGIQISRWLLKRKPLLKYGITVLIGPGHNGGDGAVIARELFLKGFLVKVWCPFPIKKTLTNNHLNYLTSIGVTKLVEPPDANGKELWIDAVFGNNQTRKVDNKLIKLFNQKFHSKHGKVISIDIPTGLCPDKGEPFLDNAIKADHTLAIGLNKIGLTQDSALPFIGELHHIDVGVPISKLSKVDKKIFKVTYKDLKNIDLPSLPRNSNKYKRGRTLLIAGSEKYPGAAYLALKGAISSGAGHISAVLPELVAESIWQVAPEIVLKDTMQCNQNGNASLFSALKNIDLSAFDSVAVGPGIGIDNDDWQKAIDILTGFEGLLILDADALNRISESKLCSKFFLERRFKTWITPHSKEFSRLFPNIKCETNVEKALNAAQEFNISVLLKGANSIVADSKKVWQLFGTDSHTARAGLGDLLCGFIAGSSAIDLTFSRNITTDFFAKYVLLHSFAASKCKKGSNASAIGDELSKLMRNIKMRQIS